AACAAAGCATTGACGCACTTCCCCGAATGTACGGTTTGGGTTATCCGTTAGACAATCGACAATCACCATAACGTTTCCAGGCCCATACCCTTCGTAACGTGCCACCGCAAAATCTTCACCTGCACCGCCTTCCGCTTTATCAATCGCTTTTTGAATAACATGCGCAGGCACTTGATCGCGCTTCGCACGCTCCATCAAGCTTCTTAATGCTAAGTTACTCTCTGGCTCTGAACCACCCTGCTTCGCAGTAACGTAAATTTCACGACTGTACTTACTGTAAACCTTGGCATTTTGATCCGATGTTTTCGCCATCGACTCTTTACGGTTTTGAAAGGCACGACCCATTATATTTCTCTTCGTATTTAATAATTAGGTGAAATGTTATTACCCTTTTCGCTTTTCTACAAGGATATCTTGATTGAGCTTATAGGGCAGAACTCTAAATTATGCTGAAACCATATTGTCTATAGAAAAAATACAATAAAATGAATGGCTTGAGTACGCGGCAAATACCAGTTTGAACACGGAGCTTACCTAGCTGGTAAATGAGTATTTCAAACTGGTGTTTAACACAGCAATCGAATTATTCAGCTATTTTATTGTGCGACGACCACTCTAGCCGGACGAATCACGCGTCCATTCAATGAATAGCCTTTTTGGAACACATCAATAATCGTATTCTTCTCATGATCTGGGCTTGGCACCATCGTCATGGCTTCGTGCAACTGAGGATCGAACACTTCTTCAACAGGATTTAACTGTTCTACGCCAAACTTTTGCAAAGTCGATAATGCCATTTTTAGCGTTAACTCCATGCCTTCCTTCATTGCTTTAGACTCTTCGTGCTCAGCTTGTGCTTGCAGTCCTTGCTCAAGACTATCAACTACCGCTAACAATTCTTCCGCAAATTTTTCAATGGCATATTTGCGTGCATTGGTCACTTCGTTCTCTGAACGGCGACGAATATTTTCAGCCTCCGCTTTCGTTCGAAGCGCCAAATCCATATTTTCTGCCGCTTTCGCTTCAGCTTCTTCAAGCGCGTTCTCTAATTCCACAATTTTGCGCTCATCATCACTTAAGTTAGCTAAGTTGTCTTCTTCCGCAGACTCAACCGCCTCTTCTAAAGCTTCATCCACGACTTTCTGCACCTGCTCTTCAGCAGCTTTTTTATCCGCTTCGCTTAGCTCGTCGTGATTTTCTACGCTATTATTTTCAACGTCTTGATTTTGCTTGTCTTTCTCAGACATACCATCTCTCCAAACTGTTTTACGCTAACCAGCGGCATGACTTTGCCATTGGTTGAATATTCTGTGTTTCTCAATATGAGGTTTCATCGTCATTATTCAAGGCTGCAGATATCAATTTTGCAGTGATATCGACCATCGGAATCACTCGGTTGTAATCCATACGGGTCGGCCCGACGACTGCCAGTACACCAACCGCTTCACCATCAATACTGTAGGGGGCACCAACGACGCTACATTGTGATAACACATCATAGCCGGACTCTTCACCAATAAAGAGTTGCACGCCATCCGCGCTTAAACATTTATCCAGCAAGGTTAGCATCTGTGTTTTTTCGGCGAACGCGTTAAATACGGATTGTAAGTCCGAAATATCGCCCGAATTTGCCCAGTTCAGAAGCTGTGATTTACCGGTGACTTGAACTTCATCGTCTTCGCCACCGCTAAAGCCTTTTTCAGCGACTTCCATCATCGATGACATCATTTGATCCATCTTTGCTCGATCATCTTTTAATTCGTTCAACAACTCACGGCGCACCGTGTCGAGCTCTTTTCCTGCAAAGTGATGATTCACATAGTTCGACGCCTGCTGAAGTTCGTCACGAGACACTGGGTTATCCAATTGAATCACACGGTTTTGCACTTCGCCGTCACTTAGAACCAACACCACCAACACTTTATTCTGTGACAAAGATACAAACTCAACCTGCTTCACCCGCGTCACATCACGGCGCGGTACTCGGATCAGCCCCGCCATCTGCGTCACCTGGGACAGCATATTAGAAACACTCGACAGCATTTCGCCAGTTTCCGAAACTTTGCCTAAATGCTTTTGTAATTGCTTGAGGTAAATATCTTCAACATCCGATACCGTGAGTAGCTGATCAACGAACAAACGGACGCCTTGAGAGGTTGGGATTCGACCAGCTGACGTGTATGGCGCGGTTAGTAAGCCCATACTTTCAAGATCTTGCATCACGTTACGCACGGTCGCAGTACTGACGCTTAGTTGCGAATTTTCGAGCAAGGTTTTTGACCCCACAGGCTGACCACTGGAAATATAGGTTTCCACCAGTGTTTTCATTAATATCTGTGCGCGCTGGTCAAATTTGCTCATTAAGCCGTCTCATCTTCCTATTTGTTGTTGATATAACTTTTTGGTTCTGTAGGGTAAAACCCTTGCCTATTGGCTGTATATATTCTTAAATGTGGGTCAATAATGCAATTACAAGGGACAAAGGGCAAACGTGGCTCCTGCTTTGAGTTTTAAAACCATTGGCATCATGGGCAAACCGAAACATAAAGAAGTCGGTGAAACCATCATGTCGTTATACCAGCATTTACTCGACAATGACTATCACGTTTTGGTCGAGGACTCTGTTGCGGTAGGAATTGAGGTTGCTCAAGCGCACCAAGCCGAGTGGCAGACTATTGGCGAACAAGCCAACTTAGTGATTGTTGTCGGTGGTGATGGCTCGATGCTTTACTCTGCCCGTTTGATGGCCAGTTACAATATTCCTTTGCTCGGCGTCAACCGTGGTTATTTAGGTTTTTTAACGGATATCCAGCCACAACAAGTCACCGAAAAAGTCACTGAAGTGTTGAATGGCGAATATACCCAAGAACGTCGCTTCTTACTCGAAGCCGATATCGCAGGCGATACCAATAAAGAACGCTACAGCGATGCCTTGAACGATATCGTGCTTTATCCAGGTGAAATTTCGCGCATGATTGAATTCGAAGTCTATATTAACGACTCTTTCGTCTACAGCTTGCGCGGTGATGGTCTGATTATTTCGACGCCAACAGGCTCAACCGCTTATTCTTTATCAGCTGGTGGCCCGATTATGTCGCCGTCGATCAATGCTATTTCGCTGGTTCCGATGTTCCCACACACGCTCTCAAGCCGCCCAATTTCAATTGACGCAGACAGCAAAGTTGATATCGTATTCAGCCAGGCGAACGAGAACGAAGCACGGTTAAGTTGTGATGGGCAAGTACGTTTCCCCGTTGCACCGGGTGAAAAAATCTGCATCCGCAAACGCAAAGAAGACTTGTGGCTATTGCACCCGAAAGATTATGACTATTTCCGCCTGCTTCGCACTAAGCTCGGCTGGGGCTCAAAATTATAATTCACTCACTAATAACAAACACAGATAGCTAACGCATGCTCTCAAGTATTCATATCAAAGACTTTGCCATCATCGAACAGCTTGATTTGGATTTGCAATCAGGCATGACCGTGGTCACCGGTGAAACCGGCGCGGGTAAATCCATCATGGTGGATGCCTTATCCTTTGCGCTCGGAGCACGAGCAGACAGCGCCGTGGTTCGTAACGGCGCCAAACGGGCTGAAATTAGTGCGGTGTTTGATATTAAAAAGCTTAAGCCAGTACAAGCTTGGCTCGATGAGCAAATGTTAGATGATGAAGATGACTGTATTCTTCGACGTGTGATTAACCACGATGGTCGTTCGCGAGCTTTTATTAATGGTCAGCCTGTTAATTTGACGCAGTTAAGTGAACTTGGCGACTTTTTAGTGGATATTCATGGTCAACATGAACATCAGTCGTTGTTTAAACCACAGACTCATTTGCAACTTCTCGACCGTTTCGCTGATTTATCAGCCGACACTCAAGAGTTACGCACTCTTTCTAAACAAATAAGTAGCATTTCAACTAAATTAGCTTCTTTTAAAGAGTCGTTGAAAGACAAAAACGATCGTCGTGATTTACTGACTTTTCAGCTCGAAGAGCTTGAGAAAGCACCGATTGATCGGGCTAAAGACATCGAAAATGATCACAAGCGTGCAGCTAATGCCAGTAAATTGCTTGAGCAGGGGCAGCAAAGTCTGATGGCACTCAATGAAGATGATGAAAATATCGTCAGTCAACTTGGCCGAATTATTCACATCATCAGCGATATGCAGCAGATGGATCGAGGGGTTACAAGTACCCATGATTTGTTACAGTCGGCGCTGGTCGAAATTGAAGAAGCCAGTC
The DNA window shown above is from Kangiella marina and carries:
- the nadK gene encoding NAD(+) kinase, translated to MAPALSFKTIGIMGKPKHKEVGETIMSLYQHLLDNDYHVLVEDSVAVGIEVAQAHQAEWQTIGEQANLVIVVGGDGSMLYSARLMASYNIPLLGVNRGYLGFLTDIQPQQVTEKVTEVLNGEYTQERRFLLEADIAGDTNKERYSDALNDIVLYPGEISRMIEFEVYINDSFVYSLRGDGLIISTPTGSTAYSLSAGGPIMSPSINAISLVPMFPHTLSSRPISIDADSKVDIVFSQANENEARLSCDGQVRFPVAPGEKICIRKRKEDLWLLHPKDYDYFRLLRTKLGWGSKL
- the hrcA gene encoding heat-inducible transcriptional repressor HrcA, giving the protein MSKFDQRAQILMKTLVETYISSGQPVGSKTLLENSQLSVSTATVRNVMQDLESMGLLTAPYTSAGRIPTSQGVRLFVDQLLTVSDVEDIYLKQLQKHLGKVSETGEMLSSVSNMLSQVTQMAGLIRVPRRDVTRVKQVEFVSLSQNKVLVVLVLSDGEVQNRVIQLDNPVSRDELQQASNYVNHHFAGKELDTVRRELLNELKDDRAKMDQMMSSMMEVAEKGFSGGEDDEVQVTGKSQLLNWANSGDISDLQSVFNAFAEKTQMLTLLDKCLSADGVQLFIGEESGYDVLSQCSVVGAPYSIDGEAVGVLAVVGPTRMDYNRVIPMVDITAKLISAALNNDDETSY
- the grpE gene encoding nucleotide exchange factor GrpE translates to MSEKDKQNQDVENNSVENHDELSEADKKAAEEQVQKVVDEALEEAVESAEEDNLANLSDDERKIVELENALEEAEAKAAENMDLALRTKAEAENIRRRSENEVTNARKYAIEKFAEELLAVVDSLEQGLQAQAEHEESKAMKEGMELTLKMALSTLQKFGVEQLNPVEEVFDPQLHEAMTMVPSPDHEKNTIIDVFQKGYSLNGRVIRPARVVVAQ
- the recN gene encoding DNA repair protein RecN; this encodes MLSSIHIKDFAIIEQLDLDLQSGMTVVTGETGAGKSIMVDALSFALGARADSAVVRNGAKRAEISAVFDIKKLKPVQAWLDEQMLDDEDDCILRRVINHDGRSRAFINGQPVNLTQLSELGDFLVDIHGQHEHQSLFKPQTHLQLLDRFADLSADTQELRTLSKQISSISTKLASFKESLKDKNDRRDLLTFQLEELEKAPIDRAKDIENDHKRAANASKLLEQGQQSLMALNEDDENIVSQLGRIIHIISDMQQMDRGVTSTHDLLQSALVEIEEASHELRDYIEHLDIDPAEFQQLDQELTLLHDLARKHQVTMIDLPETKQAIEQELEQLSGDEQTFDDLEKELSHQQDSYSKIATKISKARAKSAKELEKQVVKLMKDLGLGNGVFEVALNPTDKESYKSQGLETAEFMVSTNPGQQPQPLRKVASGGELSRISLALQVINAQTIQLPTLIFDEVDVGIGGGTAEIVGKLLADLGKKAQILCVTHQAQVAAQGHQHLMVAKSQHKKSTQTELQQLDTDQRIEELARMIGGVEITETIRNHAKELLN